A genome region from Deltaproteobacteria bacterium includes the following:
- a CDS encoding FixH family protein encodes MRRTVSLCVWVLLVAGCTDPGSLADGGGPEFPATALLTLAGDTGALSVAVRTSPQPPIRGVNQIQLTVTAADGGAPVDGLTVTVDPWMPIMGHGSATTPTVTPQGSGVYDVTDVYMAMPGTWELRTSFSGPATDNVTAQFQIP; translated from the coding sequence GTGAGGCGCACGGTTTCACTCTGCGTGTGGGTGCTGCTCGTCGCGGGCTGCACGGATCCGGGCTCGCTCGCCGACGGTGGCGGGCCGGAATTTCCGGCGACCGCGCTGCTCACGCTCGCTGGTGACACGGGCGCGCTGAGCGTTGCCGTGCGCACCAGCCCCCAGCCGCCGATTCGCGGCGTGAACCAGATCCAGCTCACCGTCACCGCGGCCGATGGCGGCGCGCCGGTGGATGGGCTGACGGTGACCGTCGATCCCTGGATGCCGATCATGGGCCACGGCAGCGCCACCACGCCCACCGTCACGCCCCAGGGCAGCGGCGTCTACGACGTGACCGACGTCTATATGGCCATGCCCGGCACCTGGGAGCTGCGCACCAGCTTCAGCGGACCCGCGACGGACAATGTCACCGCTCAGTTCCAGATCCCGTAG